From a region of the Calliphora vicina chromosome 4, idCalVici1.1, whole genome shotgun sequence genome:
- the Alp11 gene encoding alkaline phosphatase codes for MSSNKLLGIVIVLVINHLIKSTKCLDPYHGVLETELNSQGRSVTKERQTPSKEMNTEYWFDQGQNSLKNRVNVKQNNGKAKNVIFFLGDGMSIATLTAARILKGQRQGLSGEESVLTMEEFPYTGLSKTYCTNAQTADSACSATAYLTGVKTNLRLIGVNAKVDYLNCSASIDPKNHVESIALWAQQAGKSTGIVTTTTITHASPSGNYAHVASRHFESDYDIIKSGIPYTEDCLDIATQLIENEPGKNFNVMMGGGLTKFIPATQNDTFGSVGERQDGKDLIQQWKVANPQGVFVSNLEDLNNLDYNKTEKILGLFHSAHLDYNSRKKVLNPSQPRLKDMTASTIKMLQKNPEGFYVFIEGGRIDHGHHQTRAGYALDETLEFDEAIKTAVEMTNEEDTLIVVTADHSHTMSMAGYPGRGNPILGLNEYDLDLDGVPYSVLNYAVGPKQYIEVKDNTWKRKDLRAEHHDFIVKPSYIKKASGHHAGEDVAIFARGPQSHLFTGTMEQNVIPHLMAYAACIGKGAKLCEE; via the exons ATGTCTTCAAACAAACTTCTGGGCATTGTTATAGTTTTAGTAATAAACCACTtaataaaatctacaaaatgTTTGGATCCTTATCATGGAGTATTGGAAACAGAGTTAAATTCTCAAGGACGCAGTGTTACTAAGGAACGACAAACTCCTTCAAAAGAAATGAATACAGAGTATTGGTTTGATCAAGGACAAAATAGTTTAAAGAATCGGGTGAATGTAAAACAGAACAATGGAAAagctaaaaatgtaatattcttTTTGGGGGATGGCATGTCAATTGCAACACTAACAGCGGCGCGCATACTTAAAGGACAGCGACAGGGTCTAAGTGGAGAAGAGTCAGTTTTAACAATGGAGGAATTTCCTTATACTGGATTGAGCAAG acttATTGTACTAATGCTCAGACGGCCGATTCCGCTTGTAGCGCCACAGCTTATTTGACGGGAGTCAAGACCAATTTACGTTTAATAGGTGTGAATGCTAAAGTagactatttaaattgtagtGCTTCTATAGATCCTAAAAATCATGTGGAATCTATAGCATTGTGGGCTCAACAGGCGGGCAAATCCACTGGCATAGTTACTACCACGACTATAACTCATGCCAGTCCTTCTGGCAATTATGCTCATGTAGCTAGCAGACATTTTGAAAGTGATTATGATATAATTAAAAGTGGTATACCTTATACAGAGGATTGTTTGGATATTGCCACACAGTTGATAGAAAATGAGCCGggtaaaaatttcaatgttaTGATGGGCGGAGGTTTAACTAAATTTATACCTGCGACACAAAATGATACATTCGGGTCGGTGGGAGAACGACAAGACGGCAAAGATTTAATACAACAGTGGAAAGTAGCAAATCCTCAGGGTGTTTTTGTGTCCAACTTGGAGGACCTAAATAATTTGGATTATAATAAAACCGAAAAGATTTTAGGACTTTTTCATTCCGCTCATTTAGATTATAATTCTCGTAAGAAAGTACTGAATCCCTCTCAGCCAAGATTAAAAGATATGACAGCCAGCACCATAAAAATGTTGCAGAAAAATCCTGAAGGCTTTTATGTGTTCATAGAAGGTGGTCGCATTGATCATGGTCATCATCAAACTAGAGCTGGTTATGCTTTAGATGAAACTCTAGAGTTTGATGAGGCAATTAAAACTGCTGTGGAAATGACCAATGAAGAGGATACTTTAATTGTGGTAACAGCCGATCATTCACATACCATGTCTATGGCTGGCTATCCGGGGCGTGGTAACCCAATTTTAGGTTTAAATGAATATGATTTAGATTTGGATGGTGTACCCTATAGTGTGTTAAATTATGCTGTGGGCCCTAAACAGTATATTGAAGTTAAGGATAATACCTGGAAACGTAAAGATTTAAGGGCAGAGCATCATGATT ttataGTTAAACCCAGTTACATTAAAAAAGCATCTGGTCATCATGCTGGCGAAGATGTGGCCATATTTGCACGAGGACCACAATCGCATTTATTTACCGGCACTATGGAACAAAACGTTATACCTCATTTAATGGCCTATGCTGCTTGCATAGGCAAGGGTGCAAAGTTGTGTGAGGAGTAG